The Blastocatellia bacterium genome contains a region encoding:
- a CDS encoding M4 family metallopeptidase: MRKLLVQVLLALLVAPGTSFGLSGHSQGRMPSTFPVNVQAEVVGVTPLSPGAVRVKRLNALTPRVNGLTERQRTTLREVALTTGDLQLAVDERKGTPFFLVGTFPVRPRHSGRFPLAADVVARLPRRSQRLLGMAETFLVDFRDLFQLDDPARELRLIDYRQDSVGFVHLKFQQVYQGIPVWGSQLIVHLRGEDEIYAVTGRYEPTPRSVRTVESKVSSAEALNRAVQDLARRRPIHSFTSEMARLLGYPGPSVEKVIFPDRQTGRPHLAWMITIRPNFRDHWHYFVDALSGEILFRYNATTFDGPATAQATDLNGRTQTINVYQVGATYYLIDASRPMFNPQQSQLPSNPVGAIWTIDARNQDLKRETTFFQVTSPNNTWTDRAAVSAHFNGGVVFEYFRSTHGRNAIDDKGSTIISIIHVTENSRPMDNAFWNGRVMAYGDGDRDFKPLAGALDVAAHEMTHGVTQYTANLVYLSQSGALDESMADVFGVMVDRDDLKLGEDVVKTEVFVTGALRDLENPNQGLQRGQPGWQPASMSEYVQLPEDEDHDNGGVHVNSGIPNRAAALIIKALGREKTERIYYRALTTYLTSRAQFSDARLAVAQAASDLFGQQSAEVTAVNQAFDAVGIGSQMTPPPPPPPMASGTQFIAFVQQDYTIGLVSPDGSMSISTNSSEVRHSFDGGDIARLSVPLNGRTIWFTADDGQIHFLDLSTMNAIEEYYIEGGIRREGDIVNVAVRPDTTFSARDQSLSGAIAITIGTALAPDPNVYVYDFTARTLTEIRLRVPTTGQGVDSETIAYADVLDWFADGKVLIYDAFNQVQQASGPPLQYWSFNLLRLETKDNLPALPPQPQGISVGNPQFASTTPLVVAYNEVEDRTGTIRLKVIDYSKSEIITLVDPGQANFGAWRPTFSPDDRKIAFVNITNVSDTPLFGQLLVGDLTTGNVIGLPVFAANPEWFARSP, from the coding sequence ATGAGGAAACTGCTTGTGCAAGTTTTGCTTGCTTTGCTGGTCGCCCCAGGGACTAGTTTCGGCCTCTCCGGACACTCTCAGGGACGAATGCCGAGTACCTTCCCGGTGAATGTCCAAGCCGAGGTTGTCGGTGTGACGCCGCTTTCCCCTGGCGCGGTTCGGGTGAAGCGCCTCAATGCGCTCACGCCGCGGGTGAACGGTTTGACGGAGCGCCAGCGCACAACCCTCCGTGAGGTGGCGCTCACAACTGGCGATCTTCAACTGGCTGTGGACGAGCGCAAAGGCACGCCGTTCTTCCTGGTGGGAACGTTCCCGGTGCGTCCGAGGCATTCCGGACGATTCCCTCTGGCAGCCGATGTCGTCGCTCGGTTGCCTCGCCGGTCACAGCGTCTTCTGGGGATGGCAGAGACGTTTCTGGTGGATTTCAGAGACCTGTTTCAGCTCGATGACCCGGCTCGAGAACTGCGACTCATTGACTACCGCCAGGATTCGGTGGGGTTCGTTCACCTCAAGTTTCAGCAGGTCTACCAGGGCATCCCCGTGTGGGGAAGTCAGCTCATCGTTCATCTGAGGGGAGAGGATGAGATCTATGCCGTCACCGGGCGATATGAGCCGACTCCTCGATCCGTTCGTACGGTGGAATCGAAAGTGTCGTCGGCGGAGGCGCTCAACCGAGCCGTGCAGGACCTCGCACGCCGTAGGCCGATCCATTCATTTACCTCCGAGATGGCGCGGCTGCTCGGTTATCCGGGGCCGAGCGTGGAGAAGGTGATCTTTCCCGACCGCCAGACGGGGCGACCGCACCTGGCATGGATGATCACGATCCGTCCGAATTTTCGAGATCACTGGCACTACTTTGTGGACGCGCTCTCCGGCGAGATCCTCTTTCGTTACAATGCCACCACTTTCGATGGGCCGGCGACGGCGCAAGCTACAGACCTCAACGGGCGGACGCAAACGATCAACGTCTATCAGGTCGGAGCCACATACTACCTGATAGATGCCTCGCGCCCGATGTTCAATCCGCAGCAATCGCAGCTTCCCTCGAACCCGGTGGGAGCCATCTGGACGATTGATGCCCGCAATCAGGATTTGAAGAGGGAGACAACGTTCTTTCAGGTCACCTCGCCGAATAATACCTGGACGGACCGCGCCGCCGTTTCCGCGCATTTCAATGGGGGTGTCGTTTTCGAGTATTTCCGGAGCACCCACGGACGGAATGCGATTGATGACAAGGGCAGCACGATCATCTCGATCATCCATGTGACGGAAAACAGTAGGCCGATGGACAATGCCTTCTGGAACGGTCGGGTCATGGCCTACGGGGATGGGGATCGCGATTTTAAGCCGTTGGCCGGGGCGCTCGATGTTGCGGCCCATGAGATGACACACGGAGTGACTCAGTATACGGCCAACCTTGTCTATCTCAGTCAATCCGGGGCTCTCGACGAGTCTATGGCGGATGTCTTCGGCGTGATGGTGGATCGCGATGACCTGAAGTTGGGCGAGGATGTTGTTAAAACGGAGGTGTTCGTCACGGGAGCATTGCGCGATCTGGAGAATCCGAACCAGGGACTTCAGCGCGGCCAGCCCGGATGGCAACCGGCAAGTATGAGCGAGTATGTCCAGCTCCCTGAGGATGAGGACCATGATAACGGTGGAGTTCATGTCAATAGCGGTATTCCCAATCGGGCAGCAGCCCTCATTATCAAGGCACTCGGTCGAGAGAAAACCGAGCGGATTTACTATCGCGCCCTGACGACCTATCTGACGAGCCGGGCACAATTTTCCGATGCGCGACTGGCCGTTGCTCAGGCCGCGAGCGATCTCTTCGGTCAGCAAAGCGCCGAGGTCACCGCCGTTAATCAGGCCTTTGATGCCGTCGGCATCGGCAGCCAGATGACGCCGCCTCCGCCGCCTCCGCCTATGGCGAGCGGGACTCAGTTTATCGCCTTTGTGCAGCAGGATTACACGATTGGGTTGGTCTCTCCCGATGGTTCCATGAGTATCTCCACTAACTCGAGCGAAGTTCGACACAGCTTCGATGGCGGAGATATTGCCAGGCTCTCGGTCCCCCTTAACGGGCGCACTATCTGGTTCACTGCCGATGATGGTCAGATTCACTTCCTCGACCTTTCGACAATGAACGCCATCGAGGAGTACTACATCGAAGGTGGAATCCGACGTGAAGGCGACATTGTCAATGTGGCCGTTCGCCCGGATACGACGTTCTCCGCGAGGGACCAGTCACTCTCAGGAGCGATAGCAATCACAATCGGGACGGCGCTCGCGCCCGATCCAAACGTCTATGTGTACGATTTCACGGCACGGACGCTGACTGAAATCCGGCTTCGTGTTCCGACCACCGGGCAGGGGGTGGATAGCGAGACGATTGCCTACGCCGATGTCCTCGATTGGTTCGCCGACGGGAAGGTACTCATTTACGATGCCTTCAATCAGGTGCAGCAGGCATCGGGCCCGCCTCTCCAGTACTGGAGCTTTAATCTGCTCCGGCTGGAGACAAAAGACAATCTACCGGCGCTGCCGCCTCAACCACAAGGGATTTCGGTGGGTAATCCACAGTTTGCCTCGACGACGCCTCTCGTGGTGGCTTACAACGAAGTGGAGGATCGCACGGGTACGATTCGCCTGAAGGTGATAGATTACAGCAAGTCCGAGATCATCACCCTCGTGGACCCTGGGCAAGCGAATTTCGGCGCGTGGCGTCCGACGTTCTCCCCCGATGATCGAAAGATAGCCTTCGTCAACATCACCAACGTCAGCGACACGCCTCTTTTCGGTCAGTTGCTCGTGGGCGATCTGACCACGGGGAATGTGATCGGGTTACCTGTCTTCGCAGCGAATCCGGAGTGGTTCGCTCGAAGTCCCTAG
- a CDS encoding DUF1028 domain-containing protein, producing MRYVLLTLGVILCLTLGVARAQHSEGKPAVRPVHTYSIVARDPETGQLGVAVQSHWFSVGPIVPWAEAGVGAVATQSIVEISYGPLGLELMRAGKSAPDALKALLAADPQAEYRQVAMVDAQGRVAAHTGQLCIGEAGHRVGNQYSVQANLMLKNTVWDAMARAFETTRGDLADRLLAALEAAESEGGDIRGRQSAALIVVSGKPTGRPWEDRLFDLRVEDHPHPVAELKRLVRLKRAYDHMNKGDEYFARQDIEGALREYATAEALVPDNVEMIFWHAVTLVNAKRVDEALPLFKKVFAADRNWATLVPRLPRSKLLPDDPQVIQRILSVAP from the coding sequence ATGAGGTATGTGCTTCTGACGCTGGGAGTCATCCTGTGTTTGACCTTGGGTGTAGCTCGGGCACAGCACAGCGAGGGAAAGCCAGCCGTTCGACCCGTTCATACGTATTCGATTGTTGCCCGCGATCCTGAAACGGGACAGTTGGGCGTAGCGGTTCAGTCGCACTGGTTTTCGGTTGGTCCGATTGTCCCCTGGGCCGAAGCGGGCGTGGGAGCGGTGGCGACGCAGTCCATCGTGGAAATCTCTTACGGACCGCTCGGACTGGAGTTGATGCGGGCGGGCAAAAGCGCCCCCGACGCGTTGAAAGCCTTGCTGGCTGCTGATCCCCAGGCCGAGTATCGGCAGGTAGCCATGGTTGATGCGCAAGGCCGCGTCGCCGCCCATACGGGTCAACTTTGCATCGGCGAAGCCGGGCACAGAGTGGGAAACCAGTATTCGGTTCAGGCCAATCTGATGCTGAAAAACACCGTTTGGGACGCTATGGCCCGCGCCTTCGAGACGACGCGCGGGGATCTCGCTGACCGATTGCTGGCTGCTCTCGAAGCCGCCGAGAGCGAAGGGGGAGATATTCGGGGCCGCCAATCGGCAGCACTGATCGTCGTCAGCGGTAAACCGACGGGTCGTCCCTGGGAAGATCGCCTTTTTGACTTGCGCGTGGAGGATCACCCACATCCGGTCGCCGAACTCAAGCGACTCGTGCGACTCAAACGCGCCTACGATCACATGAATAAAGGTGATGAGTATTTCGCCCGACAGGACATCGAGGGAGCGCTTCGAGAGTACGCCACCGCCGAAGCCCTCGTCCCGGACAATGTGGAGATGATCTTCTGGCACGCCGTCACGCTGGTGAATGCCAAGCGGGTGGACGAAGCGTTGCCTCTGTTCAAGAAGGTCTTTGCCGCCGACCGCAACTGGGCCACACTTGTGCCGCGGCTTCCTCGGTCGAAGCTTCTGCCCGACGACCCTCAGGTGATTCAGAGAATTCTGTCGGTCGCTCCCTGA
- a CDS encoding cohesin domain-containing protein, translating to PPLTQPIPSFRSGSGSVVNLTFQAATDSPVGATSALVISKLSAADAASGAVSIVAQNGTLSFGPPGRVISLPSVEGAPGATVSVPIYLSEGARISALQTIIRYDPDLLAPVSNNPVTLGALVPPRFSLVANTTVRGQVTLVIAPPISSPLPTFFSGGGTVATISFRVATEAGEGAISDLSLTSSASDSQGNAIAIGAQNGVFTVLSVRRGDVNRDGTINSQDIVRLILHLSGQQPLTGQALTSADMNDDGQITPQDLVLLIRLLAGIQ from the coding sequence CCGCCACTCACGCAGCCGATTCCTTCATTTCGGAGTGGGAGTGGCTCGGTGGTCAATTTAACCTTTCAGGCGGCGACCGATTCCCCGGTGGGAGCGACAAGTGCACTGGTCATCTCCAAATTGTCGGCTGCGGATGCAGCATCGGGTGCCGTCAGCATTGTTGCCCAGAACGGAACTCTCTCGTTCGGACCTCCCGGGCGAGTGATTAGCCTTCCTTCCGTCGAGGGAGCCCCGGGAGCGACGGTATCAGTTCCCATCTATCTTTCCGAGGGAGCGAGAATCTCAGCCCTGCAGACGATTATTCGTTACGATCCCGACCTGCTTGCGCCGGTGTCGAACAATCCGGTAACACTGGGAGCGCTCGTTCCTCCGCGATTTTCGCTGGTTGCGAACACCACTGTTCGTGGACAGGTGACGCTGGTCATCGCTCCCCCGATCTCATCCCCCCTTCCGACATTCTTTTCGGGAGGCGGAACAGTGGCGACGATCTCCTTTCGCGTTGCCACCGAAGCCGGAGAGGGAGCCATCTCCGATCTTTCGTTGACAAGCTCCGCCTCCGATAGTCAGGGCAATGCCATCGCGATTGGCGCGCAAAACGGCGTTTTCACCGTGTTGAGCGTCCGGCGGGGCGATGTGAATCGTGACGGAACAATTAACTCGCAGGACATCGTGCGGCTGATCCTTCATCTGAGCGGTCAGCAACCGCTGACCGGTCAGGCTCTCACGAGCGCGGACATGAACGATGACGGACAAATCACGCCACAAGACCTTGTTCTGCTGATCCGCCTTCTGGCGGGAATTCAGTGA
- a CDS encoding class I SAM-dependent methyltransferase gives MTRYQQKGASDRWRKRFHAWLMAHGSPVLHRHYTGYKEALFSPLSGLVVEIGPGTGVNLAHYPKGVRWVGIEPNPYMVPYLRSKGEHLGLPLDIRVEQAPELSLPTGSADAVVTTLVLCTVADVEGTLQEIRRILKPGGRYVFIEHMAAPIGTRTRRLQDLVCPVWSFLADGCKPNRELWRALETAGFSSLDYTSFHVPIPIAGPHIAGVAIK, from the coding sequence ATGACTCGGTACCAGCAAAAAGGCGCGTCGGACCGATGGCGCAAACGGTTTCATGCCTGGTTGATGGCTCACGGAAGCCCGGTTCTTCACCGTCACTATACCGGCTATAAAGAGGCTCTTTTCTCGCCGCTTTCCGGACTCGTTGTTGAAATTGGACCGGGCACGGGGGTCAACCTCGCGCATTACCCCAAGGGGGTTCGCTGGGTGGGAATCGAACCGAACCCCTACATGGTTCCGTATCTGAGGAGCAAGGGGGAGCACCTGGGCTTACCCCTTGACATTCGTGTGGAACAGGCTCCCGAGCTTTCTCTTCCCACGGGGAGCGCTGATGCTGTCGTCACCACGCTCGTGCTGTGTACGGTCGCCGATGTCGAAGGAACGCTCCAGGAGATCCGACGCATTCTCAAACCCGGTGGACGATATGTCTTCATCGAGCATATGGCGGCTCCGATAGGAACACGAACGCGCCGGCTACAGGACCTCGTCTGCCCGGTCTGGTCATTTCTGGCTGACGGCTGCAAACCCAACCGGGAACTGTGGCGGGCCCTGGAAACAGCGGGATTCTCTTCTCTCGATTACACTTCATTTCACGTCCCGATCCCTATTGCCGGACCGCATATCGCAGGAGTGGCCATCAAGTGA
- the kdsB gene encoding 3-deoxy-manno-octulosonate cytidylyltransferase, translating to MSESGVTAIIPARYASSRLPGKPLLEIDGRPMIAWVYERTRQARRVERVIVATDDERIAEAVRSLGGEARLTSPQHRSGTDRVAEVASMLDADVIVNVQGDEPLIEPTTIDAAIEPLLGDPTLEMTTTSEPITSVTDVLDPNVVKVVTDGAGFALYFSRQPVPFPREAVRQAGSLREALERNPSLLGLFRKHSGLYVYRRSRLLELARWPPTPLEEAEQLEQLRALERGIRIKVVEVSHRSLAVDTAEDLERVRALVARDQAPSLEHSVP from the coding sequence GTGAGCGAATCGGGAGTTACGGCGATCATACCGGCACGGTATGCTTCCAGCAGGTTGCCCGGAAAGCCTCTCCTCGAAATTGACGGGCGCCCGATGATCGCGTGGGTTTACGAGCGAACACGACAGGCTCGACGCGTGGAGAGGGTGATCGTGGCCACCGACGACGAGCGCATCGCCGAGGCGGTTCGGAGCCTCGGGGGAGAAGCGCGGCTGACATCTCCGCAGCATCGCAGTGGAACGGACCGCGTGGCCGAGGTCGCCTCCATGCTCGACGCTGATGTGATCGTCAACGTTCAAGGGGATGAGCCGCTGATCGAACCGACGACGATTGATGCAGCAATTGAACCGCTTCTTGGGGATCCGACTCTGGAGATGACCACGACGAGCGAGCCTATTACAAGCGTAACCGATGTCCTCGATCCGAATGTGGTGAAAGTGGTGACCGATGGCGCGGGGTTTGCTCTTTATTTCTCGCGCCAGCCGGTTCCCTTTCCTCGTGAGGCGGTGCGACAGGCGGGCTCCCTCAGAGAGGCGCTGGAGCGAAATCCCTCGTTGCTCGGGCTTTTCCGCAAGCATTCGGGGCTTTATGTCTATCGCCGATCCCGCTTGCTGGAACTCGCCCGCTGGCCGCCAACGCCGCTGGAAGAGGCCGAACAGCTCGAACAACTGCGGGCGCTCGAACGTGGAATTCGTATCAAGGTCGTCGAGGTCTCCCACCGTTCTCTCGCTGTTGATACGGCGGAGGATCTGGAACGAGTGAGAGCGCTCGTGGCTCGCGACCAAGCGCCTTCTTTAGAACACTCTGTGCCCTGA
- a CDS encoding CTP synthase yields MAKYIFVTGGVVSSLGKGIAAASIGQLLESRGLRVTLLKFDPYINVDPGTMSPFQHGEVYVTDDGAETDLDLGHYERFTSARMTQANNWTTGRIYLSVIEKERRGDFLGKTVQVIPHITDEIKAAVKNVSSGVDVVIVEIGGTVGDIESQPFLEAIRQLGNEVGRSNAIFVHLTLVPFIPTAGELKTKPTQHSVKELRAIGIQPDILLCRTNKPLPPDVKSKIALFCNVSEEAVIAALDVETIYEVPLEFARQGLDDLIVKMLHLPAGERDLRHWTKLVETIKHPGGSVTIGIVGKYVQLEDSYKSLREALTHGGIANHLKVIIRWIEAESLMTDDRWEEKLHDVDAILVPGGFGKRGIAGMIRAISYARRTKTPFFGICLGMQCACIEYARNVCGLEDADSTEFNPATPHRIIYKLRDLLGVEQMGGTMRLGAYPCRLLPGSLAHRIYGKELISERHRHRYEFNPEYEDLLASYGLVFSGKSPDGKFVEIIELPDHPWFLGCQFHPEYTSRPLDPHPLFVSFIRAAYEHRLYAEAGKPEEERERIESELIELRKSPSLAVHSETSTVEFEDPPRLT; encoded by the coding sequence ATGGCCAAGTACATCTTCGTAACCGGTGGAGTTGTTTCCAGTTTGGGCAAGGGAATTGCTGCCGCCTCGATTGGCCAGTTGCTCGAGTCGCGCGGCCTGCGCGTCACCCTGCTCAAGTTCGATCCCTACATCAATGTTGATCCGGGGACAATGTCCCCGTTCCAGCACGGGGAGGTCTACGTCACGGATGACGGAGCCGAGACCGATCTCGATCTGGGCCATTACGAACGGTTCACTTCAGCCCGCATGACGCAGGCAAATAACTGGACGACCGGACGAATCTATCTCTCGGTGATCGAGAAGGAGCGTCGCGGCGACTTCCTGGGAAAGACGGTCCAGGTGATCCCTCACATCACCGACGAGATCAAAGCGGCCGTGAAGAACGTCTCGTCCGGTGTGGATGTCGTGATCGTCGAGATCGGAGGGACTGTTGGCGATATTGAATCGCAGCCGTTTCTGGAGGCCATCCGTCAGCTCGGGAACGAAGTCGGTCGCTCCAATGCCATCTTCGTACATCTGACGCTGGTCCCCTTCATACCCACCGCCGGAGAGCTGAAGACCAAGCCGACACAGCATTCGGTCAAGGAACTGCGGGCGATCGGCATCCAGCCCGATATTCTGCTCTGCCGCACGAATAAGCCGTTGCCGCCCGATGTCAAATCCAAGATCGCCCTCTTCTGCAATGTGTCGGAAGAAGCCGTCATCGCGGCTTTGGATGTCGAGACGATTTACGAAGTCCCGCTGGAATTTGCCCGGCAAGGGCTCGATGACCTCATCGTGAAGATGCTCCACCTCCCGGCCGGGGAGAGGGATTTGCGTCACTGGACGAAGCTCGTGGAAACGATCAAGCATCCCGGTGGCAGTGTGACCATCGGGATCGTCGGCAAATACGTTCAGTTGGAAGACTCCTACAAAAGCCTGCGCGAAGCCCTCACGCATGGGGGGATCGCCAACCATCTCAAGGTCATCATTCGGTGGATCGAAGCCGAGAGTCTCATGACGGACGACCGCTGGGAGGAGAAACTTCACGACGTGGATGCCATCCTGGTTCCCGGAGGGTTCGGTAAACGCGGCATTGCCGGGATGATTCGGGCGATCTCTTATGCCCGGCGGACGAAGACGCCCTTTTTCGGTATCTGTCTGGGTATGCAGTGCGCTTGTATCGAATATGCACGCAATGTCTGCGGGCTGGAGGATGCTGATAGCACCGAGTTCAATCCGGCGACACCGCATCGCATCATCTACAAGCTGCGGGATCTGCTGGGCGTCGAACAGATGGGGGGCACCATGCGGCTCGGTGCCTACCCCTGTCGGTTGCTACCCGGGAGCCTGGCGCACAGGATCTACGGCAAAGAATTGATCTCTGAGCGCCACCGCCATCGGTATGAGTTTAACCCCGAATATGAAGACCTGCTGGCCAGTTATGGCCTCGTCTTCTCGGGAAAGTCGCCCGATGGAAAATTCGTTGAGATTATCGAACTTCCAGACCACCCCTGGTTCCTCGGCTGTCAATTTCACCCCGAGTACACCTCCCGGCCGCTCGACCCTCATCCGCTCTTTGTCAGCTTCATTCGCGCGGCCTATGAGCATCGGCTGTACGCTGAGGCGGGCAAGCCCGAGGAGGAGCGAGAACGGATTGAAAGCGAATTGATCGAGCTGCGGAAATCTCCTTCGCTGGCCGTGCATTCAGAGACAAGCACGGTCGAGTTTGAGGACCCTCCCCGTCTCACCTGA